The Ictalurus punctatus breed USDA103 chromosome 9, Coco_2.0, whole genome shotgun sequence genome contains a region encoding:
- the LOC128633559 gene encoding CUB and zona pellucida-like domain-containing protein 1, producing the protein MSNVECPAARVDCSSDSMNIAIRKSYLDSLGFSWYDLYLDDHRCRASTDNYYVTFNFRLHSCSTRRTTENGRIIYTNNVRAAQSTSGEITRNDTAFPLVVRCVMERNSSVGILYEAKEITNAAITGTGRFNTTMAFYPSSSFYYPITDSPYRVNLNQQLYVQVQLTPAEPSLHLFMDSCVASPNHNYSSRTYDLIRNGCRRDNTVNIYRNGNRYFAQFSFSAFKFLRTHNQVFLKCDVIICPDNDYNSRCRQGCLNRGKRSTSSDHHTEVLTLGPITL; encoded by the exons ATGTCAAACGTTGAATGTCCTGCAGCCCGTGTGGATTGCTCCTCTGACTCGATGAACATTGCCATCCGTAAATCCTACCTGGACTCACTGGGCTTCAGCTGGTACGACCTTTATCTTGATGACCATCGCTGCAGAGCTTCAACTGACAACTACTATGTCACCTTCAACTTCCGTCTCCATAGCTGCAGCACCAGGAGAACG ACTGAGAACGGACGTATTATCTACACCAATAATGTGCGAGCAGCTCAGTCAACGTCGGGTGAGATCACCCGAAATGATACAGCTTTCCCGTTGGTTGTGAGATGTGTGATGGAGCGTAATTCTTCAGTCGGGATTCTTTATGAGGCCAAAGAGATTACAAATGCAGCTATCACTGGAACGGGTCGGTTCAACACCACCATGGCCTTTTACCCATCCAGCAGCTTTTACTACCCCATCACCGATTCCCCGTACCGAGTGAACCTCAATCAGCAACTGTACGTGCAGGTGCAGCTAACTCCAGCCGAACCAAGCCTCCACCTGTTCATGGACTCCTGTGTGGCCTCGCCAAACCACAACTACAGCAGCCGCACCTATGACCTTATACGCAATGG CTGTCGGAGAGACAACACGGTAAACATATACAGAAATGGAAATCGTTACTTCGCTCAGTTCAGCTTCAGCGCATTCAAGTTCCTGCGCACACACAACCAGGTGTTCCTCAAGTGTGATGTCATTATCTGCCCTGACAACGACTACAACTCACGATGTCGCCAAGGATGCCTCAATCGCGGGAAACGAAGCACTAGCTCTGATCACCACACTGAGGTTCTTACCCTTGGGCCAATCACACTCTAA